One Actinomyces marmotae DNA window includes the following coding sequences:
- the rpmA gene encoding 50S ribosomal protein L27 — MAHKKGLGSSRNGRDSNAQRLGVKRFGGQFVKAGEIIVRQRGTHFHPGSNVGRGNDDTLFATAAGNVEFGTRRGRRVVNVVLPEA, encoded by the coding sequence ATGGCACACAAGAAGGGTCTTGGTTCCTCCCGCAACGGCCGTGACTCGAACGCCCAGCGCCTCGGCGTCAAGCGCTTCGGCGGCCAGTTCGTCAAGGCCGGCGAGATCATCGTCCGCCAGCGCGGCACCCACTTCCACCCCGGCAGCAACGTGGGTCGCGGTAACGACGACACGCTCTTCGCCACCGCGGCCGGCAACGTCGAGTTCGGCACCCGCCGCGGCCGCCGGGTCGTCAACGTCGTGCTCCCCGAGGCCTGA
- the rplU gene encoding 50S ribosomal protein L21 has translation MSIPVVYAIVKAGGRQEKVSVGDVVVVDKLAGEIGDEVTLAPVMLVDGDKVTASAADLATSSVKAEIVGDEKGPKINILKFKNKTGFRKRQGHRAQLTAVKVTAIK, from the coding sequence ATGAGCATTCCCGTGGTCTACGCGATCGTCAAGGCTGGTGGCCGTCAGGAGAAGGTCTCCGTCGGCGACGTCGTGGTTGTCGACAAGCTTGCCGGTGAGATCGGCGACGAGGTCACCCTCGCCCCCGTCATGCTGGTGGATGGCGACAAGGTGACCGCCTCCGCCGCTGACCTTGCCACGTCCTCCGTCAAGGCCGAGATCGTCGGCGACGAGAAGGGCCCCAAGATCAACATCCTCAAGTTCAAGAACAAGACCGGCTTCCGCAAGCGCCAGGGCCACCGCGCCCAGCTCACGGCCGTCAAGGTCACCGCGATCAAGTGA
- a CDS encoding TlpA family protein disulfide reductase, which yields MADSEVRDDEALLDECGASPALSTAPEGGAGGAEPGPRSHRRVPVWLSNILVLAVATALILSGVWLTGSWRTQGSVAPASGQGDGGVTMLSTGAPRGAAPQVGQEAPAFKATDINGAPVDLTDLRGRPVWLLFGATWCTDCRTEAPDVQAISQEYGDQLAIIAVHVQDKTQTVADYVQRLGLTYTTVVDTDDAISSAYGVYGIPAHWFINADGTIAATRVGAMSPDQMRAQARALIG from the coding sequence ATGGCTGACAGTGAGGTGAGGGACGACGAGGCCCTCCTGGACGAGTGCGGGGCGAGCCCCGCCCTGTCGACGGCGCCCGAGGGCGGGGCAGGGGGCGCCGAGCCGGGCCCGCGCTCCCACCGCCGCGTCCCCGTGTGGCTGAGCAACATCCTCGTCCTGGCCGTGGCCACGGCGCTCATCCTGAGCGGCGTGTGGCTGACGGGCTCGTGGCGCACTCAGGGCTCCGTCGCCCCGGCCTCCGGCCAGGGCGACGGCGGGGTGACGATGCTGTCGACGGGCGCCCCCAGGGGCGCCGCCCCCCAGGTGGGTCAGGAGGCCCCCGCATTCAAGGCCACGGACATCAACGGCGCCCCGGTGGACCTGACCGATCTGCGGGGCCGGCCCGTGTGGCTGCTCTTCGGCGCCACCTGGTGCACCGATTGCCGCACCGAGGCCCCCGATGTCCAGGCGATCTCCCAGGAGTACGGGGATCAACTGGCGATCATCGCCGTCCACGTCCAGGACAAGACCCAGACCGTCGCCGACTACGTCCAGCGCCTGGGACTGACCTACACCACCGTGGTGGACACCGACGATGCGATCTCCTCGGCCTACGGCGTCTACGGGATCCCCGCCCACTGGTTCATCAACGCCGACGGCACGATAGCGGCCACGCGGGTCGGCGCGATGTCCCCGGACCAGATGCGAGCGCAGGCGCGCGCCCTCATCGGCTAG